From the Burkholderia ubonensis genome, one window contains:
- a CDS encoding FAD-binding oxidoreductase, whose product MNSSEAFVSACRDAIGADYVLTDAHDTDPFLTDWRRRYKGSACAVLRPASTAEVAALVKLADAHGIALVPQGGNTGLAGGATPDASGGQAVLSLARVNRVRALDPHNNTITVEAGVILADVQARARDAGRLFALSLAAEGSCTIGGNLATNAGGTAVLRYGNARELCLGLEVVTPQGEIWDGLRGLRKDNTGYDLRDLFIGAEGTLGIITAAVMKLHPLPAAQVTALAALESPHAALDFLALAQRAAGPLLTGFELMSDFCMQLVGKHYPQLRYPFDRTHPQTVLLELSDNESEAHARALFEKLMEEAFEAGIVVDAVVAENLAQSRAFWDLREHIPLAQADEGLNIKHDIAVPISSIARFIDETDAAIQQAAPGARMVTFGHLGDGNLHYNVQTPAGGDPKAFLAEYQAPVNRIVYDNVHRHHGTISAEHGIGQLKIDDAQRYKSPVEIGLMRALKAALDPRGLMNPGKVLR is encoded by the coding sequence ATGAATTCTTCCGAAGCTTTCGTTTCAGCCTGCCGCGACGCGATCGGCGCGGACTACGTGCTGACCGACGCGCACGACACCGATCCGTTCCTGACCGACTGGCGCCGCCGCTACAAAGGGTCCGCGTGCGCGGTGCTGAGACCGGCGAGCACCGCCGAAGTCGCGGCGCTCGTGAAGCTCGCGGACGCGCACGGCATCGCGCTCGTGCCGCAAGGCGGCAATACGGGCCTGGCCGGCGGCGCGACGCCCGACGCGAGCGGCGGGCAGGCGGTGCTGAGCCTCGCGCGCGTCAATCGCGTGCGCGCGCTCGATCCGCACAACAACACGATCACCGTCGAGGCCGGCGTGATCCTCGCCGACGTGCAGGCCCGCGCGCGCGACGCCGGCCGGCTGTTCGCGCTGAGCCTCGCGGCCGAGGGAAGCTGCACGATCGGCGGCAACCTCGCGACCAACGCCGGCGGCACCGCGGTGCTGCGCTACGGCAACGCGCGCGAGCTGTGCCTCGGGCTCGAGGTCGTGACGCCGCAGGGCGAGATCTGGGACGGCCTGCGCGGGCTGCGCAAGGACAACACCGGCTACGACCTGCGCGACCTGTTCATCGGCGCCGAAGGCACGCTCGGCATCATCACCGCCGCCGTGATGAAGCTGCACCCGCTGCCGGCCGCGCAGGTCACGGCGCTCGCCGCGCTCGAATCGCCACATGCGGCGCTCGACTTCCTCGCGCTCGCGCAGCGCGCGGCCGGGCCGCTGCTGACGGGCTTCGAGCTGATGTCGGATTTCTGCATGCAGCTCGTCGGCAAGCATTATCCGCAGCTGCGCTACCCGTTCGATCGCACGCATCCGCAAACGGTGCTGCTCGAACTGTCGGACAACGAGAGCGAAGCGCACGCGCGCGCGCTGTTCGAGAAGCTGATGGAGGAGGCGTTCGAGGCCGGCATCGTGGTCGACGCGGTGGTCGCGGAGAACCTCGCGCAGTCGCGCGCGTTCTGGGACCTGCGCGAGCACATCCCGCTCGCGCAGGCCGACGAAGGGCTCAACATCAAGCACGACATCGCGGTGCCGATCTCGTCGATCGCGCGCTTCATCGACGAGACCGACGCGGCGATCCAGCAGGCGGCGCCGGGCGCGCGGATGGTGACGTTCGGCCATCTCGGCGACGGCAACCTCCACTACAACGTGCAGACGCCCGCAGGCGGCGACCCGAAGGCGTTCCTCGCCGAATACCAGGCGCCGGTCAACCGGATCGTCTACGACAACGTGCACCGCCATCACGGCACGATCAGCGCGGAACACGGGATCGGTCAGTTGAAGATCGACGATGCGCAGCGCTACAAGTCGCCGGTCGAGATCGGGCTGATGCGCGCGCTGAAGGCCGCGCTCGATCCGCGCGGCCTGATGAACCCCGGCAAAGTGCTACGCTGA
- a CDS encoding metallophosphoesterase, with translation MKIRVLSDLHLESNLPDVIPHADADLVVLAGDIHNHAEGLRWAAETFDPEVPVIYVPGNHEYYDGEFGALEAAMRDAARALDNVHYLNNDTYVDPAGRFRVLGTTLWTDFALFGADDASVARAIDAASRVMLDFKGLIQVTWPHDAAVHAGGDAPARGAERDFTPADALALHRRSRGWLEAQLTAPFAGTTIVATHHAPHRRSLAERYAQDPVSAGFVNDLAGLVRAPVALWAHGHTHTSFDYVTEGGTRVVCNPRGYIRRRTGELENTAFAWDKVVVLDGAADREAANH, from the coding sequence GTGAAGATCCGCGTGCTGTCCGACCTGCATCTCGAAAGCAACCTGCCCGACGTGATCCCCCATGCCGACGCGGATCTCGTCGTGCTGGCCGGCGACATCCACAACCACGCGGAGGGCCTGCGCTGGGCCGCCGAGACGTTCGATCCCGAGGTGCCGGTGATCTACGTTCCCGGCAACCACGAGTACTACGACGGCGAGTTCGGCGCGCTCGAGGCGGCGATGCGCGACGCGGCGCGCGCGCTCGACAACGTGCATTACCTGAACAACGACACCTACGTCGATCCGGCCGGGCGCTTCCGGGTGCTCGGCACGACGCTGTGGACCGACTTCGCGCTGTTCGGCGCGGATGACGCGAGCGTCGCGCGCGCGATCGATGCGGCGTCGCGCGTGATGCTCGATTTCAAGGGACTGATCCAGGTGACGTGGCCGCACGACGCGGCGGTCCATGCGGGCGGCGACGCGCCGGCACGGGGCGCGGAACGCGATTTCACGCCGGCCGATGCGCTCGCGCTGCATCGCCGCTCGCGAGGGTGGCTCGAGGCGCAGCTGACTGCGCCGTTCGCCGGCACGACGATCGTGGCGACCCATCATGCGCCGCACCGGCGCTCGCTCGCCGAGCGCTATGCGCAGGATCCGGTGTCGGCCGGGTTCGTCAACGATCTGGCGGGGCTGGTGCGCGCGCCGGTCGCGCTCTGGGCGCACGGCCACACGCATACTTCATTCGATTACGTGACGGAAGGCGGCACGCGCGTCGTCTGCAATCCGCGCGGCTACATTCGCCGGCGCACCGGCGAACTGGAAAACACCGCGTTCGCGTGGGACAAGGTCGTGGTGCTTGACGGGGCGGCCGACCGCGAGGCGGCCAACCACTAG
- a CDS encoding HlyD family secretion protein, with amino-acid sequence MILRKLFGFVATAVILIVAILIGRSLWVHYMDDPWTRDGRVRAEIVNVAPDVSGAIVELPVHDNQLVKKGDLIMQIDPSHYRIAVEQAQAAVAARRAELQMRRDDAARRADLDALVVSKENRENAAHSATSADAQYQQALAALDAAKLNLERTRVVAPVDGYITNLQTFKGNYAVAGQAKLAIVDSQSFWVYGYFEETKLPRVTVGAPAEMRLMSGGVLKGHVESISRGIYDRDNPQSRDLVADVNPTFNWVRLAQRVPVRIKIDEVPDGVLLSAGTTCTVIIDPDKRKKS; translated from the coding sequence ATGATCCTGCGAAAACTCTTCGGCTTCGTCGCGACGGCCGTCATCCTCATCGTCGCGATACTGATCGGGCGCTCACTGTGGGTGCACTACATGGATGATCCGTGGACGCGCGACGGGCGCGTGCGCGCCGAGATCGTCAACGTCGCGCCGGACGTGTCGGGCGCGATCGTCGAGCTGCCGGTGCACGACAACCAGCTCGTGAAGAAAGGCGACCTGATCATGCAGATCGACCCGTCGCACTACCGGATCGCGGTCGAGCAGGCGCAGGCGGCCGTCGCCGCCCGCCGCGCGGAACTGCAGATGCGCCGCGACGACGCGGCCCGCCGCGCGGACCTCGACGCGCTCGTCGTGTCGAAGGAAAACCGCGAGAACGCCGCGCACAGCGCGACGAGCGCCGACGCGCAGTATCAGCAGGCGCTCGCCGCGCTCGACGCCGCGAAGCTCAATCTCGAGCGCACGCGCGTCGTCGCGCCGGTCGACGGCTACATCACGAACCTGCAGACGTTCAAGGGCAACTACGCGGTGGCCGGCCAGGCCAAGCTCGCAATCGTCGACAGCCAGTCGTTCTGGGTCTACGGCTATTTCGAGGAAACCAAGCTGCCGCGCGTGACCGTCGGGGCGCCGGCCGAAATGCGGCTGATGAGCGGCGGCGTGCTGAAGGGCCACGTCGAAAGCATCTCACGCGGCATCTACGACCGCGACAATCCGCAAAGCCGCGACCTCGTCGCCGACGTGAACCCGACCTTCAACTGGGTGCGCCTCGCGCAGCGCGTGCCGGTGCGGATCAAGATCGACGAAGTGCCGGACGGCGTGCTGCTGTCGGCCGGCACCACCTGCACGGTCATCATCGATCCGGACAAGCGGAAGAAGTCGTAA
- a CDS encoding DUF1656 domain-containing protein, with the protein MMPRELAILDAYMPTVVLMFVIGALATWAVDRLLAYTGLYRLVWHPSLFRACLLVCICGGLSLAVYR; encoded by the coding sequence ATGATGCCGCGTGAACTCGCCATCCTCGATGCCTACATGCCCACGGTCGTGCTGATGTTCGTCATCGGCGCGCTGGCGACGTGGGCCGTCGACCGGCTGCTCGCCTATACCGGGCTCTACCGTCTCGTCTGGCACCCGTCGCTGTTCCGGGCCTGCCTTCTCGTCTGCATCTGCGGCGGGCTGAGCCTCGCCGTTTACCGTTGA
- the wrbA gene encoding NAD(P)H:quinone oxidoreductase — protein MKDILVLYYSRHGATRDLALAIAHGIDSVPGMQARIRTVPPVSAVCEATAPEIPDDGPPYAELRDLEECAGLALGSPTRFGNMAASLKYFLDGTTPQWLSGALTGKPACVFTSTGSLHGGQESTLLSMMLPLLHHGMMIVGIPYTESALTTTQTGGTPYGASHVSRHERAAPGGLSADEKALAAALGARLARTASALADAQAAA, from the coding sequence ATGAAAGACATCCTCGTGCTTTATTACAGCCGTCACGGCGCGACGCGCGACCTCGCGCTCGCGATCGCGCATGGCATCGACAGCGTGCCGGGCATGCAGGCGCGCATCCGCACCGTGCCGCCCGTGTCGGCCGTGTGCGAGGCGACCGCGCCCGAGATCCCGGACGACGGCCCGCCGTACGCCGAACTGCGCGATCTCGAGGAATGCGCGGGCCTCGCGCTCGGCTCGCCGACCCGCTTCGGCAACATGGCCGCGTCACTCAAGTATTTCCTCGACGGCACGACGCCGCAATGGCTGTCCGGCGCGCTGACCGGCAAGCCCGCGTGCGTGTTCACATCGACCGGCAGCCTGCACGGCGGCCAGGAATCGACGCTGCTGTCGATGATGCTGCCGCTGCTTCATCACGGGATGATGATCGTCGGCATCCCGTACACCGAATCCGCGCTCACCACGACGCAGACGGGCGGCACGCCGTACGGCGCGTCGCACGTGTCACGGCACGAGCGCGCCGCGCCCGGCGGGCTGTCCGCCGACGAAAAGGCGCTCGCCGCCGCGCTCGGCGCCCGGCTGGCCCGCACGGCCAGCGCCCTCGCCGACGCGCAGGCCGCCGCATGA
- a CDS encoding LysR family transcriptional regulator produces the protein MDTLQNMRVFMRVVDAGSFTAAAQQMNSTTAYTSRAVSDLEAHLRTRLLNRTTRRIALTEAGERYLQRCEQILAYVDQAEAEASDAHARPSGKLKVHCFTSLGQHYTVPAVSRYRERYPDVHVDLTLAQRMPDLLDEGYDVAIVVGRDLPDSGLVSQRLGESYSVVCASPRYLERHGVPQQPQDLARHTCLGMVAPGFHYDDWTLSGPNGDEHVALSAPPFRVNVAEALAVAVREGMGIGVLPIYSAIAGLRNGHFVRVMPEYRSHVMNIYALYPSRQYLDAKIRTWVDFLRDELPATLDADEAALEQFTRAT, from the coding sequence ATGGATACGTTACAAAACATGCGGGTATTCATGCGCGTCGTCGATGCGGGCAGTTTCACCGCGGCCGCGCAGCAGATGAATTCGACGACCGCCTATACGTCGCGCGCCGTCTCGGACCTGGAGGCGCACCTGCGCACCCGGCTCCTGAACCGGACCACGCGCCGCATCGCGCTGACCGAGGCCGGCGAACGCTATCTGCAGCGCTGCGAACAGATCCTCGCGTATGTCGACCAGGCGGAAGCGGAGGCGAGCGATGCGCATGCGCGCCCGTCGGGCAAGCTGAAGGTGCACTGCTTCACGAGCCTCGGCCAGCACTATACGGTGCCGGCCGTGTCACGCTATCGCGAGCGCTATCCGGACGTGCACGTCGACCTGACGCTCGCGCAGCGGATGCCCGACCTGCTCGACGAGGGCTACGACGTCGCGATCGTCGTCGGCCGCGACCTGCCGGATTCCGGGCTCGTGTCGCAGCGGCTCGGCGAATCCTACAGCGTCGTCTGCGCGTCGCCGCGCTACCTCGAGCGGCACGGCGTGCCGCAACAGCCGCAGGATCTCGCGCGTCACACCTGTCTCGGCATGGTTGCGCCGGGCTTTCACTACGACGACTGGACGCTGTCCGGGCCGAACGGCGACGAGCACGTCGCGCTGTCGGCGCCGCCGTTCCGCGTGAACGTCGCCGAGGCGCTCGCGGTGGCCGTGCGGGAAGGGATGGGCATCGGCGTGCTGCCGATCTACTCGGCGATCGCCGGCCTGCGCAACGGCCATTTCGTGCGCGTGATGCCCGAGTACCGGTCGCACGTGATGAACATCTACGCGCTGTATCCGTCGCGCCAGTATCTCGACGCGAAAATCCGGACCTGGGTCGATTTCCTGCGCGACGAGCTGCCGGCGACGCTCGACGCCGACGAGGCCGCGCTGGAGCAGTTCACGCGCGCGACATGA
- a CDS encoding MFS transporter — protein METSLDTRAAGQAAPAAPLPHAAPAAPAARTVYPVLGAISFSHLLNDMIQSLIVAIYPMLKSQFALSFAQIGLITLTYQITASLLQPLIGLYTDKRPQPYSLPVGMGFTLAGLLLMSVAPSFGALLVAAALVGCGSSVFHPESSRVARMASGGQHGLAQSVFQVGGNAGAALGPLLAALVVIPHGQPSIAWFSAAALVAMVVLTRIGHWYRKHPSMKKKAAAAGHPTLSRGRVLAAIGVLVLLVFSKYFYLASINSYFTFYLIDKFHLSVQAAQFHLFVFLAAVAAGTLIGGPIGDRIGRKYVIWVSILGVTPFTLLLPYANLFWTSVLTVIIGVVLASAFAAIIVYATELMPGKVGMVAGLFFGLAFGLGGVGAAVLGQLADATSIAFVYKVCSFLPLIGVLTVFLPNLEGSRRA, from the coding sequence ATGGAAACCAGCCTCGACACGCGCGCTGCCGGCCAGGCCGCGCCGGCCGCCCCCTTGCCGCACGCGGCGCCTGCCGCCCCCGCGGCCCGCACCGTCTATCCGGTGCTCGGCGCGATCAGCTTCTCGCACCTGCTCAACGACATGATCCAGTCGCTGATCGTCGCGATCTATCCGATGCTCAAGAGCCAGTTCGCGCTGTCGTTCGCGCAGATCGGCCTGATCACGCTGACCTACCAGATCACCGCGTCGCTGCTGCAGCCGCTCATCGGCCTCTACACCGACAAGCGCCCGCAGCCGTACTCGCTGCCGGTCGGCATGGGCTTCACGCTGGCGGGGCTGCTGCTGATGTCGGTCGCGCCGAGCTTCGGCGCGCTGCTGGTCGCCGCGGCGCTCGTCGGCTGCGGGTCGTCGGTGTTCCATCCGGAATCGTCGCGCGTCGCGCGGATGGCGTCGGGCGGCCAGCACGGGCTCGCGCAGTCGGTGTTCCAGGTCGGCGGCAACGCGGGCGCGGCGCTCGGGCCGCTGCTCGCCGCGCTGGTCGTGATCCCGCACGGCCAGCCGAGCATCGCGTGGTTCTCGGCCGCCGCGCTCGTCGCGATGGTCGTGCTCACGCGGATCGGCCACTGGTACAGGAAGCACCCGTCGATGAAGAAGAAAGCGGCGGCCGCCGGCCATCCGACGCTCTCGCGCGGGCGCGTGCTGGCGGCGATCGGCGTGCTGGTGCTGCTCGTGTTCTCGAAGTACTTCTATCTCGCGAGCATCAACAGCTATTTCACGTTCTACCTGATCGACAAGTTCCACCTGTCGGTGCAGGCCGCGCAGTTCCACCTGTTCGTGTTCCTCGCGGCCGTGGCCGCCGGCACGCTGATCGGCGGGCCCATCGGCGACCGCATCGGCCGCAAGTACGTGATCTGGGTGTCGATCCTGGGCGTCACGCCGTTCACGCTGCTGCTGCCGTACGCGAACCTGTTCTGGACGAGCGTGCTGACGGTGATCATCGGGGTCGTGCTCGCGTCCGCGTTCGCCGCGATCATCGTGTACGCGACGGAGCTGATGCCCGGCAAGGTCGGCATGGTCGCGGGGCTGTTCTTCGGCCTCGCGTTCGGGCTCGGCGGCGTCGGCGCGGCGGTGCTCGGCCAGCTCGCCGACGCGACGAGCATCGCGTTCGTCTACAAGGTGTGCTCGTTCCTGCCGCTCATCGGCGTGCTGACGGTGTTCCTGCCGAACCTCGAAGGCAGCCGGCGCGCATAG
- a CDS encoding methyl-accepting chemotaxis protein, producing MNAASLRPQAGAPVDAPSDGAKRAARRARQPWSVKATLRAAFAVLLAGTLAIGVFSLAQISRLNGSIASVYEQGHVASRAAQEVRAEVLRASRAQKMLLTATTAKERDELGAEIDAGLASIGKALGALQRDADPADADDSARLRAFASAVGGWSGHLRDFVTLVRAQPLDLSQMNWQVGTQDVSLLVETGKLEKLVAELVKTRGTKSKATLDASSTIFSSSFAMIAASTVALIVLAIVIAERVVRRLVAQLGGEPAYAKAIAADIARGDLTQSIALDRRDRDSMVRALSDMQAGLATTVSEIAVSAEAIAAASGEISMGNLDLSQRTEQQAVALEKTAASMEQLTSTVRQNAENARQASALAENASTVAEAGGEVVNRVVATMSEIDESAKSIRDIIGVIEGIAFQTNILALNAAVEAARAGEQGRGFSVVAGEVRSLAQRAATAAKEIRALIGASVERVANGAALAHDAGRTMGDVVRAVKRVTDIIGEISAASSEQSAGIDEIGRAVTQMDAGTQQNAALVEQAAAAARALDDQAQALKALVGRFRFTAPAGA from the coding sequence ATGAATGCAGCTTCACTGCGTCCGCAGGCGGGCGCTCCTGTCGACGCGCCAAGCGACGGCGCCAAGCGTGCCGCCCGGCGTGCGCGCCAACCCTGGAGCGTCAAGGCGACGCTGCGCGCCGCGTTCGCGGTGCTGCTGGCCGGCACGCTCGCGATCGGGGTGTTTTCGCTCGCGCAGATCAGCCGCCTGAACGGCTCGATCGCGTCGGTCTACGAGCAGGGGCACGTCGCGAGCCGCGCGGCGCAGGAAGTGCGGGCCGAAGTGCTGCGCGCGAGCCGCGCGCAGAAGATGCTGCTGACCGCGACGACCGCGAAGGAGCGTGACGAGCTCGGCGCCGAGATCGACGCGGGGCTCGCGTCGATCGGCAAGGCGCTCGGCGCGCTGCAGCGCGACGCGGACCCGGCGGACGCGGACGATTCGGCGCGGCTGCGCGCGTTCGCGTCGGCGGTCGGCGGCTGGAGCGGCCATCTGCGCGACTTCGTCACGCTGGTGCGCGCGCAGCCGCTCGACCTGTCGCAGATGAACTGGCAGGTCGGCACGCAGGACGTGTCGCTGCTCGTCGAGACGGGCAAGCTCGAAAAGCTCGTCGCCGAACTCGTGAAGACGCGCGGCACGAAATCGAAGGCGACGCTCGATGCGTCGTCGACGATCTTCTCGTCGTCGTTCGCGATGATCGCGGCGTCGACCGTCGCGCTGATCGTGCTCGCGATCGTGATCGCCGAGCGGGTCGTGCGCCGCCTCGTCGCGCAGCTCGGCGGCGAGCCCGCGTACGCGAAGGCGATTGCCGCGGACATCGCACGCGGCGACCTGACGCAGTCGATCGCGCTCGACAGGCGCGACCGCGACAGCATGGTCCGCGCGCTGTCCGACATGCAGGCCGGGCTCGCGACGACGGTCTCCGAGATCGCCGTCAGCGCCGAGGCGATCGCGGCCGCGTCCGGCGAGATCTCGATGGGCAACCTCGACCTGTCGCAGCGCACCGAGCAGCAGGCGGTCGCGCTCGAGAAGACCGCGGCCAGCATGGAGCAGCTGACGTCGACGGTGCGCCAGAACGCGGAGAACGCGCGGCAGGCGAGCGCGCTCGCGGAGAACGCGTCGACGGTCGCGGAGGCGGGCGGCGAGGTGGTCAACCGGGTCGTCGCGACGATGAGCGAGATCGACGAGAGCGCGAAGAGCATCCGCGACATCATCGGCGTGATCGAGGGCATCGCGTTCCAGACCAATATCCTCGCGCTGAACGCGGCGGTCGAGGCGGCGCGCGCCGGCGAGCAGGGGCGCGGCTTCTCGGTGGTGGCGGGCGAGGTGCGCTCGCTTGCGCAGCGCGCGGCGACCGCGGCGAAGGAAATCCGCGCGCTGATCGGCGCGTCGGTCGAGCGCGTCGCGAACGGCGCGGCGCTCGCGCACGACGCGGGCCGCACGATGGGCGACGTGGTGCGCGCGGTGAAGCGCGTGACCGACATCATCGGCGAGATCTCGGCCGCGTCGAGCGAGCAGAGCGCGGGCATCGACGAGATCGGCCGCGCGGTCACGCAGATGGACGCCGGCACCCAGCAGAACGCGGCGCTCGTCGAGCAGGCGGCTGCCGCGGCGCGCGCGCTCGACGATCAGGCGCAGGCGCTGAAGGCGCTGGTCGGGCGCTTCCGGTTCACGGCGCCTGCCGGCGCCTGA
- a CDS encoding DUF2069 domain-containing protein has protein sequence MNPPESAARPAPAARPCYALAAAACLVALIALSLAWELRLAPLRPGGSALMLKAVPLALALPGVWRRNIYTMQWASMLILVYFAEGVVRGMSDRGLSATLGWCETALAAGFFAAALAYVAPFKRAAKKSRAAP, from the coding sequence ATGAATCCGCCCGAATCCGCCGCCCGCCCCGCTCCGGCCGCCCGGCCGTGCTATGCACTGGCCGCCGCCGCGTGCCTCGTCGCGCTGATCGCGCTGTCGCTCGCGTGGGAGCTGCGGCTCGCGCCGCTGCGGCCCGGCGGGTCCGCGCTGATGCTCAAGGCGGTGCCGCTCGCGCTCGCGCTGCCCGGCGTCTGGCGGCGTAACATCTATACGATGCAATGGGCGAGCATGCTGATCCTCGTCTATTTCGCCGAAGGCGTCGTGCGCGGCATGTCGGATCGCGGCCTGTCCGCGACGCTCGGCTGGTGCGAGACCGCGCTTGCCGCCGGCTTCTTCGCGGCGGCGCTTGCGTACGTCGCGCCGTTCAAACGCGCGGCGAAAAAATCGCGCGCCGCGCCCTGA
- a CDS encoding FUSC family protein, with the protein MPATSSASPPAGHPPSAWLAALGDWARTDGVAWLYLVKALLAAFIALGVSMRLDLPAPKTAMTTVFIVMQPQSGAVFAKSFYRVAGTIFGLLATLTFVSLFPQQPQLFLLSIALWIALCTAGAARNRNFRSYGFLLAGYTTALIGLPASQHPDGAFMSAMTRVSEVIVGIVSAGVVSALVFPQYTGEQMRTTVRKRFGSFVDYVASALSGQLDRAHIETIHTRFVADVVGFEAARSMAVFEDPDTRMRSGRLARLNSEFMSASSRFHALHQLMNRLHAAGAQAAIAAIEPYFREIAPLLTRNGSPVRTSADAAHSAEQLLAWRDALPRRIRATRAELETQPDFPLLDFDTAAELLYRFITDLQEYAATYASLATATHERERWIERYEPRTNLTAAVIAGIRTATVILALGWFWIESAWPNGVTLVLTAAATCALASSTPRPTAMSAQMAIGTALAVCTGFLLMFGIYPRIDGFVLLCAALAPLLAIGIYMTLKPKLAGYGMGYLIFFCFLAGPDSITHYDPSSFMNDALALVLSMLVSAIAFAVLFPPTAPWLKKRLFADLRHQAVAACHARLAGLRTRFESGARDLMHQAHTLSADQPDVQRDALRWMFTVLEAGNAAIDLRDELVALPADPHYAPETPWRRAIDTMRDTLSALFEKPAADRFDASLAATNAAIDATRQALAALIALAPPRDERHRLQRILSQLHFVRTALLDPESPLASLNRGRAPNKEPRHDAA; encoded by the coding sequence ATGCCAGCCACCTCCTCCGCCTCCCCGCCCGCCGGCCATCCGCCGTCCGCGTGGCTCGCCGCGCTCGGCGACTGGGCCCGCACCGACGGCGTCGCCTGGCTCTATCTCGTCAAGGCGCTGCTCGCGGCGTTCATCGCGCTCGGCGTATCGATGCGCCTCGACCTGCCGGCGCCGAAGACCGCGATGACGACCGTGTTCATCGTGATGCAGCCGCAAAGCGGCGCCGTGTTCGCGAAGAGTTTCTACCGGGTCGCAGGCACGATCTTCGGACTCCTCGCGACGCTCACGTTCGTCTCGCTGTTTCCGCAGCAGCCGCAGCTGTTCCTGCTGTCCATCGCGCTGTGGATCGCGCTGTGCACGGCCGGCGCCGCGCGCAACCGCAACTTCCGCAGCTACGGCTTCCTGCTCGCCGGTTATACGACCGCGCTGATCGGCCTGCCCGCATCGCAACACCCGGACGGCGCATTCATGAGCGCGATGACGCGCGTCTCCGAGGTGATCGTCGGGATCGTGTCGGCCGGCGTCGTCAGCGCACTCGTGTTTCCGCAGTACACGGGCGAGCAGATGCGCACGACGGTACGCAAGCGCTTCGGAAGTTTCGTCGACTACGTCGCGTCGGCGCTGTCCGGTCAGCTCGACCGCGCGCACATCGAAACCATCCATACCCGCTTCGTCGCCGACGTGGTCGGATTCGAGGCCGCGCGCAGCATGGCCGTGTTCGAGGATCCCGACACGCGCATGCGCAGCGGCCGCCTCGCGCGGCTGAACAGCGAGTTCATGAGCGCATCGAGCCGCTTTCACGCGCTGCACCAGCTGATGAACCGGCTGCACGCGGCCGGTGCGCAGGCCGCGATCGCTGCGATCGAACCGTATTTCCGCGAGATCGCACCGCTGCTCACGCGTAACGGCAGCCCCGTGCGCACGTCGGCCGACGCCGCGCACTCGGCCGAGCAACTGCTCGCGTGGCGCGATGCGCTGCCGCGCCGCATCCGCGCAACGCGCGCGGAACTCGAAACGCAGCCCGACTTCCCGCTGCTCGACTTCGACACGGCCGCCGAGCTGCTGTACCGCTTCATCACCGACCTGCAGGAGTACGCGGCGACCTATGCGTCGCTCGCGACCGCGACGCACGAGCGCGAACGCTGGATCGAGCGCTACGAGCCGCGCACCAATCTGACGGCCGCCGTGATCGCGGGCATCCGCACCGCGACGGTGATCCTGGCGCTCGGCTGGTTCTGGATCGAGAGCGCCTGGCCGAACGGCGTCACGCTGGTGCTGACGGCAGCGGCGACCTGCGCACTCGCGTCGTCGACGCCGCGCCCGACCGCGATGTCCGCGCAAATGGCTATCGGCACGGCGCTCGCGGTCTGCACGGGTTTTCTGCTGATGTTCGGGATCTACCCGCGGATCGACGGCTTCGTCCTGCTGTGCGCGGCGCTCGCGCCGCTGCTCGCGATCGGCATCTATATGACGCTGAAACCGAAGCTCGCGGGCTACGGGATGGGCTACCTGATCTTCTTCTGTTTCCTTGCCGGCCCGGACAGCATCACGCATTACGACCCGTCGAGCTTCATGAACGACGCGCTCGCGCTCGTGCTGTCGATGCTGGTGTCGGCGATCGCGTTCGCGGTGCTGTTCCCGCCGACCGCGCCGTGGCTGAAGAAGCGCCTGTTCGCGGACCTGCGGCACCAGGCCGTCGCGGCTTGCCACGCGCGGCTCGCGGGCCTGCGCACGCGCTTCGAGAGCGGCGCGCGCGACCTGATGCACCAGGCGCACACGCTGTCGGCCGATCAGCCGGACGTGCAGCGCGACGCGCTGCGCTGGATGTTCACGGTGCTCGAGGCCGGCAATGCGGCGATCGACCTGCGCGACGAACTCGTCGCGCTGCCGGCCGACCCGCACTACGCGCCGGAAACGCCGTGGCGCCGCGCGATCGACACGATGCGCGACACCCTTTCCGCGCTGTTCGAGAAACCGGCCGCGGACCGCTTCGACGCGTCGCTCGCGGCCACCAACGCGGCGATCGACGCGACCCGGCAGGCGCTCGCCGCACTGATCGCGCTTGCGCCGCCGCGCGACGAACGCCACCGGCTGCAGCGCATCCTGAGCCAGCTGCATTTCGTGCGCACCGCGCTGCTCGATCCCGAATCGCCGCTCGCGTCGCTGAACCGCGGCCGCGCCCCCAACAAGGAACCTCGTCATGATGCCGCGTGA